CCCTACCCGGCCGGTCCTGACCCGCTCGATCTTCGCTCCCTTGTGCTCACCATGGTCGGGGTAGGCGTTCTCCCGGTCCCACGCCAGCACGGTTACGTCGTACCCGTTCGAGGCCAGCAGCTCCGCCTCCTTGGCCACCCGGGGGTCCGGCCGGAACCCGTTGGTGAGGAGCATCAGGACCCGCTTGCCCAACGCCGCACCTCAGGAGGACAGCTCTTCGGCCCTTCCACTGGCCAGGGACCTCTTGGCCGCCTCGATCATCTCCACCGTGCGCACCCCGATGGGGCCGGAGTTCCTCGTTTCCGTCAGGGGATCGCCGATGGATTGCAGGAAGTGCAGGAGCTCCGTCTGGATGGTGTTGTTGCGCTCTATACCCAGCTTGTAGGTGTAGCCGGACTCGTACACCGTCACTTCCTGGCTCACCGCGTCGATGACCGCGGAGCGGCCCTCGCCTGTTATCTCCACCTGCCGTACCTTCCGGGGCGACAGCCAGGATAGGGTTGTGTGCGCCAGCGCGCCTGAGGGCATCTCCGCCACGATGTAGGCGGCCTCCACCCCCTCCTTGCGGCGGTAGGCCTGGCCGGCGGCGCTTATCTTGACGGGCCAGGCGTCGAAGAGATAGTTGGTGATGTCGAATGTATGGGGAGCCAGGTCCACGATGACGTCCCGGTCCGGGTAGGCCGGCTCGAGGTTGGTCCAGGTGAGGTTCATCATGAACATCCGACCGAAGAAGTTCTGCTTGGCCAGGCGGCGCACCTCGTTCAGGGCGTTGTTGAAGCGGTAGATGTGGCC
The nucleotide sequence above comes from Methanomassiliicoccus luminyensis B10. Encoded proteins:
- a CDS encoding Gfo/Idh/MocA family protein encodes the protein MRRRFDVAVLGVGYWGKKIVDEYRNIPGVNVKAVSDQLDKNLEFCRDRYGVKELHHDYREVLKDPEIVALNVCLPNSLHFQAAKEALEAGKHVLVEKPLALDSGEGRQLVELAEKNNLTLSVGHIYRFNNALNEVRRLAKQNFFGRMFMMNLTWTNLEPAYPDRDVIVDLAPHTFDITNYLFDAWPVKISAAGQAYRRKEGVEAAYIVAEMPSGALAHTTLSWLSPRKVRQVEITGEGRSAVIDAVSQEVTVYESGYTYKLGIERNNTIQTELLHFLQSIGDPLTETRNSGPIGVRTVEMIEAAKRSLASGRAEELSS